One part of the Xylocopa sonorina isolate GNS202 chromosome 10, iyXylSono1_principal, whole genome shotgun sequence genome encodes these proteins:
- the LOC143428652 gene encoding trypsin gives MEYGLSGRIVNGTEAQSRQFPYQVSLRRSYNGRHFCGGSLIDKKFVLTAAHCLVKDGATLQPWTITVVAGELRLSQSTSTGQWRGVEAIHVHSEYNEATLQNDIAILVMTTEFVINLDVTNVPLISGSPLPYTICQVSGWGYPDENANDVTDSLMYVDLPLLSSSRCKALLANITDFPPGMLCAGYEEGQKDACQGDSGGGMLCNGMLTGVVSGGNGCARPGYPGVYTDVDYYRGWIEERINSAYNKGDSQITTITLLPSVLLSVLFRN, from the exons ATGGAATACGGGTTGTCCGGGCGCATCGTTAACGGGACGGAGGCGCAATCACGGCAGTTCCCTTATCAG GTATCCTTGAGACGGAGTTACAATGGCAGACACTTTTGCGGAGGCTCTCTGATAGACAAAAAGTTTGTGCTAACCGCGGCGCATTGTTTAGTCAA AGACGGTGCCACGTTGCAACCATGGACGATCACGGTAGTCGCCGGAGAACTTCGACTCAGTCAGTCGACGTCGACCGGTCAATGGAGGGGTGTCGAGGCCATTCACGTTCATTCCGAATACAACGAAGCCACTCTGCAGAACGACATAGCTATTCTTGTT ATGACGACAGAGTTCGTGATAAACTTGGATGTTACCAACGTTCCCCTGATATCCGGTTCGCCCTTACCGTATACGATCTGCCAGGTATCTGGGTGGGGTTATCCAGACGAA AATGCAAACGATGTGACCGATAGTCTGATGTACGTGGACTTGCCACTGTTGTCCAGCAGCAGATGCAAGGCTCTTTTGGCGAACATAACAGATTTCCCGCCGGGAATGTTGTGCGCCGGATACGAGGAGGGCCAAAAGGACGCGTGCCAA GGTGACTCTGGGGGCGGAATGTTATGCAACGGCATGCTGACCGGTGTCGTTTCTGGTGGAAATGGTTGCGCTCGACCAGGTTATCCCGGCGTATATACGGACGTCGATTATTACCGTGGATGGATCGAGGAACGGATTAATTCTGCGTACAACAAAGGTGACTCGCAAATTACGACGATCACGCTCTTACCCTCGGTTCTTCTCTCCGTTCTCTTCCGCAACTGA